The Spirochaetota bacterium genomic interval CGATTTCGTCCACGAATCCTTAAGGCTTACGGTCCTGTTGAATACCGGGCGCTCCTTCGTGGAATCTGGATCCATGCTGAAATAGCCCAGGCGTTCGAACTGGAAGATCGCCCCGGGACCGTATTCTTTCACGGAAGGCTCGACGAGACCGGTGACGGTCTTCATCGAATCCGGATTGAGGTTTGTCGTGAAGTCGACGCCCTCCTGGGTCGTGGCGGGGTCCTCCTTGGTGAACAGCCTGTCATAGAGGCGTATCTCGGACTCCACGGCGGTGGGGGCCGATACCCAATGAAGGGTTCCCTTGACCTTCCTGCCGTCGGGCGCATCCCCTCCCCGCGAGGCGGGATCGCAGGTGCATCGTATTTCGGCGACCCCCCCTTTTTCATCCTTTATAACTCCCGTGCAGGTGACGAGGTAAGCGGCCCTGAGGCGCACCTCTTTGCCGGGTGAGAGGCGGAAGAAGCCCTTCACCGGATTCTCCATGAAATCCTCGCGCTCTATGTAGAGGGTGCGCGAGAACGGGACCTTGCGCGTCCCCATCGATTCATCCTCAGGGTTGTTTTTGACCTCGAATTCCTCGGTCTTGCCTTCGGGATAATTTTCGATAATCACTTTAAGCGGGTTGACGACGCCCATGACGCGGCGGGCTTTTTTATTCAGGTCGTCGCGCACGCAGTGCTCAAGGAGCGCCATATCGACGACCGTATCGCGCTTGGCGACGCCTATCGTCGCGGCGAACGCGCGCAACGACTCGGGCGTGTAGCCGCGCCGCCGCATCCCGGCAATTGTGGGCATGCGCGGATCGTCCCAGCCCTTGACGAAGCCCTCCTTCACGAGCCGGAGCAGCATGCGCTTGCTCATCACGGTATAGGTGAGGTTAAGGCGCGCGAACTCGATCTGCCGCGGGCGAATCTTCCCCGGCTCCGCGATCTGATCGAGGAACCAGTCGTAGAGAGGCCGATGCACCTCGAACTCGAGGGTGCAGATGGAATGCGTGATTCCTTCAATATAGTCAGATTGGCCGTGGGCGTAGTCGTACATCGGGTAGATGCACCACTCGCTGCCGGTGCGGTGGTGTTCCGCGCGCTTGAGGCGGTACATGACCGGGTCGCGCATATGCATGTTGGGAGATGCCATGTCGATGCGCGCGCGCAGGACCTTTGCGCCGTCGGGAAATTCGCCGCGCTTCATCCTCTCGAAGAGTTCGAGGTTTTCCTCGACGCTGCGTTTCCTTCCCGGGCTTTCCGCGCCCGGCTGGGTGGGCGTTCCGCGCGTCGCGGCGATTTCCTCGGCGCTCATGTCGCAGACGAAGGCCTTGCCTTTCTTTATAAGCATCACCGCCCACTCGTAGAGCTGTCCGAAATAATCGGATGCGTAGAACGGCTCCGCGTTCCATTTGAATCCCAGCCACTCGACGTCCTCCTTGATGGAGTCGACGTATTCGACGTCTTCTTTATCGGGGTTGGTGTCGTCGAACCGTAGGTTGCACTTTCCCGTGTATCTCTTCGCAAGGCCGAAATTCAGGCATATTGATTTGGCGTGTCCGATATGAAGGTAACCGTTGGGCTCGGGCGGGAAGCGGGTAAGCACCGTGTCCCCGTTCTTGCCGGTACGCAGGTCCTCCTCGATGATCTCCTCGATGAAATTGAGCGATCTGGGAGAGCTTTCCATTTCCATTGCGGGCACCGTTCCAAGGCTGTATTTGAGCCGTCTGCCTATCGAGCAATCGATTTACCTTTCGCGCCCGATTGTCAAGAAATTCAGCTGAAATTTTTCGATTTAATCGGACCCCAACCCCTCGCCGTGATCGTGCGCCCGGGATAAGCGGGGCTAATCGAGCATACAGGGGTACGATTAAAAGCTATTCCGGTTTTTGTATCCGGATATGCTTTTCTTCATCATTTTTCACTCCCCGATCGGATGAAGGATATGCGGTTGGAAATCAGTCCCGGAGAAGGACGCCATGCTGAGGACATCGCTTAATATCCATTTCGACGTGCTTGACAGAATCAGCGCAGCGGCCGTGCGCCTGGACATTCCTCGCCGGGAGGTGATCATTCGCCTGCTCATGCGGGTCGTCCGCGATCACCACCGATACCCTGGAGGGTTTTCGCTCGTGAAGTACCAGGGGCACGACCCGGAGAAGCGGTGGCACTGTTTTCCGATGTATTACTCGAAAGCGGAGAATGAGCTGGTTACGGATTTGCGTAAGTTTGGTAAATTCACTGTCTCGAAATTCGTGGCGATTGCAGTGTATCGGTACTTGGACGAAATCGTACAGGAAATAGAAGTGGGCAGGTATAACTATGTTCGGCCCTCTGGCTGGTCGCTCGGGCAAAAGCTCGTGAGCGGGTCGATCTGCTGGGAGATTTGCTGGAAAAATAAAAAACAAGACCGGAACCTTCATAAACAGGGAACAATTCTTCGAAGTATCGGCATGTACTGACCCCATGCTTCTGTACGCGGTATGGCATTACTTCCCCAGGGCATTTCCCCGCCCGCCGCTACGCGCATCAGCCCCCATCGCCTTCGCCGCCCCTGCCGGTTTATGTATGTTGACATTCAGCCGCATTCAGTTTAGAATCCGACATTCGCGCCTTTTTCACTCGCAAGGGAGGAATCCATGAAGCCGAAAATAAAAAAGATACTCGTCATCGTTTCAGGCATCGTCGCCGTTCTCGTCGTCGCACTAATAATTTCAATACAGATATTTTTCAGGATACGCATCCCCTCCTACTCGGGAACCGAAACGCTGGAGGGACTCAAGGCGAAGGCGGAGGTCAGGACCGATGAACATGGCATCCCCCACATCTTTGCCCAATCCGATGAAGACCTTTTCTTCGCGCAGGGGTACATCATCGCGCGGGAACGGCTTTTCCAGATGGACCTCACGCGCCTCGCGGGCCGGGGCGAGCTCTCCACGCTCCTGGGGAATGCCACCGTGAAAACCGATAAATACTTCAAGACCATGGGCTTCTACCGCGCCGCCCAGGGAGAGTACACGCGCCTGGACCCCGCCTCGAAATCGATCGTGGACGCCTACACCCGCGGGGTGAACGCCTGCATCGCGTCGGGGAAAAATCTCCCCAGCGAGTACGTGATACTCCGCGCGAAACCGCAGCCCTGGCTCCCCGCGGACAGCATCGTCTGCGGCCTGCTCATGTCGTACCGGCTGAACGCGCAGAGGGAAGTGAAGCCTCTCCTCTACCAGATTTTCAAGAACACGGGAAGCGAGGTCTTCAGGCAGCTTCTGCCCTGGGTCCCCGCGGATGCGCCGATGGTCTCTTCGGGCGAGTCGAAACCCCTGCCGATCGCGCGCTGCGACGTCCCGGAGGGCGCTCCCATAGTGACCGTCACCGATACCCACGAGGAATTATATCTGCCCTATCCCATGAAGGTGCGCGCGAGCAACTGGATGATCTTCGCGGGTTCGCGCACCACGACAGGCAAGCCCGTCTTCACCGGGAGCCCGGACCTGGAGGCGGCGATCCCCTCGCTCTTCTATCTTGTGCACTTAAAGGGGGGAGCGCATGACGTACTGGGGGGTTCGATACCCGGGTTGCCCGGCGTCCATGCCGTCGGGTTCAACGGGCATTTCGCATGGAGCATCACCGTGGGTAACGGCGACAACCTCGATTACTTTACCGAGAAGGTGAACCCCGACAACCCGAAACAGTACCTGACCGAGAACGGCTGGAAGGAATTCACTATAATAGAAGACACCATACGCATCAAGGACGGCTCCGACTTCAAGGAAGAGAAAATCGTGGTACGGATTTCGCGTCACGGCCCCGTCATCTCCGAGGTGGTGCCGGGGATGCCCGAAAACTGCACCATGATGTGGGCGGGGCTCCAGGGCGACTGCGGCGTGATGCAGTGCTTCCTCCAGCTCAACCGGGCGAAGAACTTCAACGAGTTCCGTGCGGCGCTCGCGGTCGCGCGCGGCGGGAGCGTGCACGTGGGCTACGCAGATGTATACGGGAACATAGGCTACCAGTACATCACGACCTTCCCGGTTAGGAAAGCCGGAGCGAATCCCCTGCCTCGCCCGGGCGAAAAGGGAGAGTATGACTGGACGGGCTATGTCCCGTTCGAGCGCCAGGCGTATTCATTGAACCCGCGCAAGGGATACCTTGGCTCGTTCAACCAGATGCCCGAGCCCGCCGACTTTTACGCGACCTCCTATTTCTTCTTCGCGCGCCCTTACCGCTTCGAGCAGATGGCCGGCGCGAAGGAAAAGTTCAGCCCGGACGAGATCCGCGCGATGCAGCTCGATACGGTCTCGAACGTGGCGCAGCGCTGGGTTCCACATATAGTAAGGATATGCAAGGGAAAGGAGGGGCTCGACACGTACGTGGCGCTCCTGGAAAAATGGAATTGCGCGATGGAGCTCGAGAGTGTTCAGGCCGCGCTCTTCAACGAATTCTTTACCTTTCTCATGAAGAACCCGCTCGATAACCGGATCGGGAAAAAGCAGGTGGAGGAGCTTTTCAAGGACCTCCACTCGACGATACCCGCGCAGTGGCTTATCAGGTACATGGATGACAACGCGAATTTCATCTGGGACGATCCCGTAACCGCGGCCAGGGAGACCCGGGACGACCAGGTGCTCAAGGCGATGAAAGACGGCGTCGCCTCCCTCACTGCGCGCTGCGGCGCTAATCCCGCAAAATGGGCCTGGGGCAGGGTGCATACCATGACCATTCGCCACCCGCTCGGGAAGGTCCTCCCCTTCTACAATCTGGATCCCGTTTCCTATCCCGGCGACGATTTTACGATCCACGCGGGATGGTACGAACGGGCGCGTCCCTTCGAGATGAACAGCGGCGCCGCCATCCGCATCGTCGTCGACATGGCCGACCTTGATTCGATCACGGTTATCAGCCCGCCCGGCCAGTCGGGGCATTACAAGAGCCGCTGGTACGCCGACCAGGCCGATACCTGGGCCGCCGGGAAGCAGGTGAAGGCGCATTTCCGCGACGCAAAGGACCTGAAAGAACTGCTGGTGCTGGAGCCGGCGGCTGCGCGTTAGGCGGAAACCGCGTCCTTCGTTCAAGTCTTTTTCACAGCTCAAGTCGGGCGGGAGTCCCATTCAGGCACGTGCGGGAGGTCACGCCGTTCTCCCGCGCATGCTTCTGCCGCCCCTTCGCGATTCGGAGTATCACCGCGGCGATCGCGGACGCCATGAAGAAATAGATGATTCCCGTGGCGGTGAATCCCGCCCTACAGAGCGTTACAGACCATAAGATTTGTTGCGCGATACGCGGCTGCGCCGATGCGAAACCGGACACCAGCCACAAGAGCAGCGCGATGCTCAGGTTGAGGCGCATGTCTGCCGGCCTAGTCTATCGGAACCTTGACCCGGAATTCCGTCTTCGCGCCCCGCTCGAACGTGAACGAGCCCGCCAACTGCTTAACGAGCATCCGTATTATCGTGAAGCCCAGGCCCGTATGCGCCCCCGGGTCGAAGCCCTCGTGCATCCCGACGCCGTCGTCGCTCACGGTGAGCTCGAAATCGGCCCCCCGATTTTCCAATGTCACCTCCACCGTGCCGGCCCTTCCGCCGGGAAATGCGTACTTGAGCGCATTCGTCAGGAGCTCGTTCAGGATGAGCCCCGCGGATGTCGCCGATTTCACGTTCACCTGGACGGGAGAAATGCGGTTCGTTATCGCGACCCCGCGCGACCCCGAGAGGTACATCCGCCCCAGCGATGCGATCACCCGGCGATAGTATTCGTCCAGGGCCACCCGCGCGGTCTCGCCCGACGGCTGGAGCATCGCATACAGCTCGTTCAACGACCCGATCCTGCCCAGCAAATCCTCGAGCACCGTGCGTACCGCACCCGAACCCGCCCTGCCCGATTCGATCTGGATGAGCGAGGAGATCATGGCGAAGGTATTCTTGACCCGGTGCTGGAGCTCGCGCAGGAGCGCCGCTTTTTCCTCGAGGGCGCCTTCCAGGTCCCGTTCGATACGTTTGCGCCCGGTGATGTCCATGATGGTGCCGGCCACCTTTACGACACGGTTCTCCTTTACTACCGGCATACCCGAGGTACGAATCCACTTGCGGGCGCCGTCCATTGCCGTGAAAGGGAACTCCAGATCGTAGGCCACGGCCTCCCCGGTACAGCGTTGAAATGCGTCAAGTATCACCGGACGGTCATCCACATCATAGCATTCAACGCTTTTTTCTATGTGCGCAGTGGACCCTTCTCCGATGCTCGCAGAATCTAATCCGTGTATCCGGTACGTCTCCTCGGTCCAGTACATCGCCTTGCATACCGTGTCCCACTCCCATCCACCCACGCCGGAAAGCCGCTGCGTCGCGTTCAGCAGGGCTTCGCTCCTGCGCAGTTTTTCCGCGGCCAGCTTGTGCTCGGTGATATCGTACCCGATCGCCTGGAAATGTGTTATGGAGCCGCGTTCGTCGAAATAGCCGCGGTTTGTCCACTGCTGGTATAGCGCGCCACCGTGCCCTGATTTCTCGAATTGCTCATGCCGTTCCACGGGCGAATCAGCCGTCAGCGAGCCCAGGCGTTCTTTCACCATGGTGCGCACGTCTGCCGGCATGAAATCGAAGACGTTCATGCCGATCATCTCCGATTGGGACCTGCCGGCATGGTCGGCAAGGGCGCGGTTGACGTAGGTAATCGTACCGTCCGCGAGAAAAGAAGTGATGAACGCGGGCATGTCCTCGGCGAGGGTGCGGTACTGCTCCTCGGCCTTGTGCAGGGCCCGCTCCGCCTTCATGCGCTCGGTGAGGTCGTCCCTGAGCCTTTCCTCGTGATCGCGCAGGGATTGTTCCATGCCCACGCGCGCGGAGACATCCTCGAATACGACGAGGTAACTCGCCGGCCCCTTTCCCACCGCGGGCAGCGCGGCGACGGCAGTATTGGCCCAGACCGTCGAGCCGTTCTTGTGGAGGTAGCGCCGTTCCCTGGCGAGCTCCTCTAATTCGTAGTGTGTGACCTTTGAGCGTTTCTTGAGATCGCGTTTTTTTTCCTCGGGATGCACCAGGTCGTTGAACACGAAGCCCTGCAGCTCATCGGCGCCATGTCCCATGATATCGCAAAGCCTGTTGTTGACGGTCAGAAAACGTCCCGTACGGGCGTCGACCTCGGCGACACCCACGGCTGCCTGTTCGAAGAAAGAGCGGAATTTCTGCTCGCTTTTTGTTAATTTCTCGTGCGCCTCGAACAGCTTGAGGGCCATCCTGATCGACGCGTCGAGCACGGCGGGACCGGTATTCTTCACCACGTATCCATACGAGGCTATTTTCCGGGTTTTCCCGACGATTTCCGGATCCGTATGGCTCGAGAGGAATACCACGGGCACGTTGCGCACGCCAATCACTATCTGCGCCGCCTCCGTTCCGTCCATTCCCGGTCCAAGGTCCACGTCCATGAGGACGAGATCTATCGCCGGCTTTTCGCGTGCGGTCTCGATCGCTTCCTCTCCACTCGCGGACGTAAGCACCCGGTAGCCGAGCTTTTCGAGCGTGGATGCCATGGCCAGGGCGATATGAAACTCGTCCTCCACCAACAGGATGTGTTTCGCGCCTGACTCGTCCATGTGCATTCCTCTCCAAATAACACGCCACGGCCGGTTTCCGCAGGGGCGGTTCCTGCCGGTCACCCGTCGAATCGGAACTTGAGCGTATATCATGTCGCCGGACTTTTTTTAGTTCCAGGCGATGCCAGTGCGCATGAGCGGGAGACTGTAAATGAAGGTGATTGCATCATGATACGGATCTATGACGTTGTCAAGCGCCCAATTCCGGATTAATTAAGCAGGGCTATCGTCACCGCGCTGGACCGAACGTCTTTGGGGGCCGATAAATCGCTCGACTTATTCACCTAAACTTCATATTCTTTCATTACTGTTAAATTGGAGGTCGCATCCCGTCCGTTCAAGAGCCGCGCCCGGTGTTGCGGCCGGCGCAGAGGAGGAAACCATGCAGCTGGACCTTGAAGGCATAATACTTTCCCTGGAAAAATCCCCCGGGATCCTGCGCGAGCTTGCGGGTTCCATCGCCCCGGGGGAGGCGGCCGCGCGCCGCAGGCCGGGCTTCTGGAGCATCGGCGAGCACGTCGAGCACCTCGCCCAGACACAGCCCATGCTCCATGGCCGCATCATCCGCTTCAGGGACGAGAAGGCCCCGGCGTTCGTGCCCTTCATTCCCGACGATTCGAAACCGGTCGCGAAGGCGGAAATCGTACTATCGGACTCCCTCGCCAAATTCGACGAATGGCGGAAGCGCCAGCTCGACGCCATCCGCACCCTTCACCCCGCCGATTTCGCCAAGGAGGGGAGCCACCCGGAGTACCGCCAGTACACCCTTCCCATTCTCATCCGCCACATCCTCATGCACGACCACTGGCACATGTACCGGATCGAGGAGCTGTGGCTCACGCAGGAGGAATACCTCGGCCCGTAAATTCCCATTTGACTTGACTTTTCGACGCGGATAGTTTAATGAACTTTCTCACAGCCTAAATCCATGCAAAGCATGGATGCGGAGGACCCACCTTTTCGGGGCGAATTCATTTGGATAGGGTACTTCCATGCCCGAGCCCGTCAGCTAACTTCGCAGGCTTTTGGAAGGGCATTCGACAGTGATTAAACTGCCACGCCGGCGGTTTTTTTTGCGCCCGCAGTCCCTTCGGGAGGATAGAGTTTTGAGCAACAACAGTCCCGACAATAACCAGCCATTTTTAAAAAAGCTTTCCCTCGCGGTATTCGGCAAGCCGCGCGATTTCAACGATCCCGGTATTTTCCACAAGCTTGCGCTCATACCCTTCTTCGCATGGATAGGGCTGGGCGCGGACGGCCTTTCCTCGTCGGCATACGGCCCCGAGGAGGCGTTCAGGTCGCTTGGGGAGCATGCCTACCTGGCGATGTTCCTCGTAGTCGCCACGTCCCTGACCGTATTTATCATATCCTATGCATACTCGCGGATCATCGAGCATTTTCCCCACGGCGGGGGCGGGTATATCGTCGCGACCCATATGCTGGGGAAACGCGCCGGCGTCGTTTCGGGGTGCGCCCTCATCGTCGACTACATCCTGACCATCACGGTTTCGATCGCATCCTGCGTCGATGCGCTCTTCAGCTACATGCCCCTTGAATTCCAGCGGTTCAAGATACTGACCGCATCGGTCCTGATCATAGTGCTGATAATCCTGAATATCCGCGGCGTCAAGGAATCGGTCAGCATCCTCGCCCCGATCTTCCTCGTGTTCATCGGCACGCATATGGTCATGCTCGGATACGGCATTTTCAGTCATGTCGGCGAAATCGCCCCGGTGGTAAGCACCGTACGCGAGGGATTGCACCATGACATGTCGGCCATAGGCGGCATCGGGGTTTTGATGTTATTGCTGCGCGCATATTCGCTGGGAGGCGGCACCTACACCGGGATAGAGGCAGTCTCGAACGGACTGCAGATCATGCGCGACCCGAAGGTGCAGACGGGCAAGCGTACCATGCTCTACATGGCCACATCGCTTGCGGTCACCGCAGCGGGACTGCTTCTGTGCTACCTGCTTTGGAATGTAAAACCGATGGAGGGCAAAACGCTGAACTCCGTCCTGGCCGATGCGATGTTCGGCGGCTCGGGACTCGGCTACACGCTGGCGGTCGTCACGATTTTTTCGGAGGGCGCCCTGCTCTTCGTGGGCGCGCAGGCCGGTTTTATCGACGCCCCCCGGGTCATGGCGAACATGGCGGTCGATTCATGGTTCCCGCACCGGTTCGCCGCCTTCTCCGAGCGGCTCACCATGCGCAACGGCGTCGTGATGATCGGCATCGCCGCGCTCTGCCTCCTTCTCTATACCAACGGGTCCATATCGGCATTGGTCGTTATGTACTCGATAAACGTGTTCCTGACGTTCTCGATCTCCGAATTCGGCATGGCGCGCTTTTTCATAATGCATAGGGGTAAAGAAGCCAAATGGAAGCGGCACCTGGCCGTACACCTCACGGGACTCACCCTCTGCTGCACCATCCTTCTCATCACCGTGTTCGAAAAATTCACCGAGGGCGGGTGGATGACGCTGGTCATCACCTCGGTCCTGATCCTGCTCTGCTACTGGATACGCCGGCACTACGGCCGCATCCAGTCCGACATGCGCAAGCTCGACGAGCTCCTGAAAGACGTGCCCACGATCAGGAAAATGAATACCGATCCCGTAGATAATAAGCACATGACCGCAATCCAGCTCGTGGGGGGCTACAGCGGGTTTGGCGTCCACACGTTCCTCAATATCAACAGCTCGTTCCCCGGACTCTATAAAAATTTCATCTTCATTTCCGTGGCGGTGATCGACCAGGGGCTTTTCAAGGGCGAGGACAAGCTGGATGACCTGAAAAGATCGGTGGAGGACTCGCTCAATAAATATGTCGGCCTCGCGCGGCGACTCGGCTTCCCGGCGGAATACCGCATGGGCGTGGGTACCGACGTCGTGGACGCCGCCACCGGCCTTTGCCTTGACGTGAGAAAGGAATTTCCGCATTCGACCGTGTTCAGCGGACAGCTCGCGTTCCAGCTGGAGAAATTTTATCACCGCCTGCTGCATAATGAAACCGCGTTTGCCATCCAGCGAAGGCTCCAGTGGAGCGGCGCGACCAACGTCATCATGCCGATACGCATGGACACGTGAAGGAAGGAGCCGCCTGGAACTCTCAGCCGTTCTCCCCGGCAAGCCTCTTTAGCGGCGGCAGGAACAGGTAGGTCATCGTTTCCTTCACCCATGCGCGGTACTCTTCGTCCCTTCCCTTCATCCCCAGGATGATCATCTGGCACGACCCGGCCCCCAGGAAGTTAATGAGGAGGTTATTGAAGGCGTAGTGGTAGCGCGCGGTCTCGCCCGGCGGCGCGGGGACGGGGAGGGCCTCCTCGAAGGTCGCGCGCGTGCGCGTGAGGACCTCGGGGATGCGCCGATAGCCGGGGATCGCGTCGGGGCGGTCGGCCAGCGCGATGTTCAGCATGATGATCCTGAGCGCGGCGGGATCCTTGAAGTGAAAATCCAGGAACCGGTCGAGGTACCGCGCGAGCGCCTTGTCCAGTGGAATGCCGGTAAGTCCCTCCAGGCACGACCGGTTGACGGCGACGAGCTCTTCGCACACCTCCCCGAGAAGCGTCCCGAAAAGCCCGGCCTTGGTCGGGAAATGGTAGCGGATGAGGGCATGGTCGAATTTTCCCGCGCGCCCGATCATCCGCATGCTCGCGGAGTGATAGGGATGGTGCGCGAAGACCGCGCGCGCCGCCGCCATGATGCGCTCCCTGGTGAGCTCCCGCTTGGGACGGGTCCCCTTTCCCGTGCGAATCGATGTCCCCTTCATACCCGGGCCGGCCTCCTCACCCGCTATACTTCTAGCAGGCCCCGCCGCCGGAGATCAATACTTTTTTTACGATCGTATAAAAATTATTTGACAGCGAAGGCCCGGGCGCGGATTATTTTCACGGTCGTAAAAATATGGGTCGCGCGGCGGCCCGGGAGGCGGTCATGAAGGGGGATCTTTTCAAGGGCATCATGCAGTGGGAATTCGGCATGCCGAAGTCGAAGCTGAAAAAAAAGGAGTTCAGGCTCCCCGTATTCTACTACGACAACAGCTCGCTCACCGCGATCTTCACGGCGTCCACGAAGAAGGTACTGCCCTTCCTTCCCGACCCGCGTATGCACCCGGCGGAGGTAATGCCCGGCCGCTGCCTGGTCGCATTCACCGCCTTTGAATACCGCAAAACCGACATCGATCCCTACAACGAGTTCAGCATCGCGGTCATCGTGTCCTATGGAAAGAGACCCATTCCGGGCCTCACGGTTCTCTCGCAGATGCGGCGCAAATGCTATGACGCGTACGTATGGCACCTGCCGGTCACCACGGAGATCGCGCGTTACGGCGGGGTGGAGCTCTACGGCTACCCGAAGATACTCGCGAAGATCGACATTACCCGCGGCCGCGACGCCGCCGAGTGCGTCCTGTCCGAGAAAAAGACGCACATCCTCACCCTGCGCGGACCCGTCCTCCACACAAAGCCGGGCGGCATCATTCGCTACCGGACCTACCCGGTGCGCGAGGGGGTCACCCTCTGCGGGAACGTTTACTCCCTTCACCACCAGTTCGCAGAAACCCGAAGCACAAAGGGCGTGAGCCTTACCCTGGGAACCGACCACGAGATATGCCGCCAGCTCCGGTCGGTCGGCCTTTCGGAGAAGGCGCTCATGTACCAGTACAGCCCGCTGAACGAGAGCATCCTCTTCGGCCCGCACAACCTGATCGACGACTGAGCGTGTCCATGAAAATTTCCCGCACGCATATGGACGTCCTCCTCGCGCGCGACCCCCGGGTGGAGGACGTGATGAACGGCATACAGGCGCTGTCGCGCCTGCCGCGCCGCGCGTACCGCGACATGCGCCGCACGGTCGCCCTCGCGCGCCGGTTCGTCGACGAGGCCGTGCGTCCCGTGTATAATGAAATCGACCTCGCGGGGTTTCGCGACCCCGATTATATTCCGGAAAATTTCATCCGCGAGGCCGGCCGGCGTGGGATCTTCTCCCGGTGGATCCCCAAAATGTTCGGCGGGGGCGGGATGGATTTCATAAGCCTGTATCCCTTCCTCGAGGAGATCGCGGCGACCTGCACGGGGCTCGCCAATGTGATAGGGGTGCACTACCTTGGGGTGGGAACGCTCTGCGCGAGCTGGAACATTCCCGTCATCAACCGCGTACTCCGCGAATCGTGCCGCGGCGACCGGATGGGAACGCCCTGCCTCATCTCCCTCGCGATCACCGAACCGGAGGCGGGCACCGACGTCGAAGAGCCCATCCTCCTCGCGCGCGCGCGTATCGGCACCACGGCGACGCGCGCGGACGGCGGCTACATCCTGAACGGGCGCAAGGTATTCATCTCCAACGGCCACGTCTCGACCTGGCACATGGTGATCGCCTACGCCGACCGGAAGCACCCGGCCGACACGACCGTCATGGCCGCGGTGAAAACGGGAACGAGCGGATTCAGCTTCGGGCGGAAGGAAAAGAAGATGGGCCAGAAGGCGTGCGTCGCAAGCGAGCTCGTCTTCGAGGACTGCTTCGTGCCGGACGCGCTCATCTGCTCCGCGCCGGAACAGCACAGGAAATCCGGGAAGCCGCAGGGCGTCATCGCGCAGTACCTCATCGACTTCGTCGTGTCCTCGTCGCGCGCGGGCGTGGGCGCCTTCGCCGCGGGAGCGGCGCGCGGGGCGTACGAAACGGCGCTCGCGCACTGCCGGCGCACGCGCATCGGCGGGGAGCTCCTGATCAACCGCCAATGGGCGCAGGTCACGCTCGCCGAGATGTACCGGAACGTGAACACCGCGCGCGCACTCTACCTCGAATCCGCCCTCGCAAACGCGATGAAGGGAATGTACAAGCTCATGTACAACCGGTTCATCTTCACCCTGCTCGCGCTCCTGCCGCGCTGGTACTTCACGGCGTTCGTCGCGCCCTTCCTGAACATGCGCGCCGCGACCAGGCTCTTTCGAAACATCTACTTCGAAAAATACACCGCCGAGGAGGCGCAGGTGACCTCGGGCTGGGCGTCGCTTTCCAAGTTCGCGTGCAGCGACATCGCCGTGCAGACGGCGTCCATGGCCGTCGACCTCATGGGCGCGGACGGCACGCGGCATGACACGGGCGCGGAAAAGTTCTACCGCGACGCGAAGCTCCTCCAGATATACGAGGGAACGAACCAGTTGAACCGGCTGAATCTCTTCAAGAACCTGGTCGCGCGCGATATCCCGGAAGCGGAGCTTTTCAAACGGGAGGGGGCATGAGCACGACACGCGCCGGGGGCGCCGATATACTGGAGTCCTTCTCGGGGCTTGCGTCCGCCTTCGCCAAAAAGGAGCTTACCGCGGCGCGCGAGGCCCACGACCGCTTCCC includes:
- a CDS encoding acyl-CoA dehydrogenase, coding for MDVLLARDPRVEDVMNGIQALSRLPRRAYRDMRRTVALARRFVDEAVRPVYNEIDLAGFRDPDYIPENFIREAGRRGIFSRWIPKMFGGGGMDFISLYPFLEEIAATCTGLANVIGVHYLGVGTLCASWNIPVINRVLRESCRGDRMGTPCLISLAITEPEAGTDVEEPILLARARIGTTATRADGGYILNGRKVFISNGHVSTWHMVIAYADRKHPADTTVMAAVKTGTSGFSFGRKEKKMGQKACVASELVFEDCFVPDALICSAPEQHRKSGKPQGVIAQYLIDFVVSSSRAGVGAFAAGAARGAYETALAHCRRTRIGGELLINRQWAQVTLAEMYRNVNTARALYLESALANAMKGMYKLMYNRFIFTLLALLPRWYFTAFVAPFLNMRAATRLFRNIYFEKYTAEEAQVTSGWASLSKFACSDIAVQTASMAVDLMGADGTRHDTGAEKFYRDAKLLQIYEGTNQLNRLNLFKNLVARDIPEAELFKREGA